One segment of Toxotes jaculatrix isolate fToxJac2 chromosome 8, fToxJac2.pri, whole genome shotgun sequence DNA contains the following:
- the phf1 gene encoding PHD finger protein 1: MGGVSEGDDVLARWSDGLLYLGNVKRVDGVKQCCLVRFEDNSEFWVLRKDIHSFSAGVEEVCCICDAPPLKEPLINCLKCRHGYHPECHTPTIEPEADSDSWICRQCVFAVATKRGGALKRGRFARLMQFMKLRLPYQLSSLDWDPQHLTNQQQCYCYCAGPGEWNLKMLQCGSCGQWFHEACTQCLTKPLLYGDRFYQFQCSVCTKGPETIQRLPMTWVDLAHLVLYHLSLCCKRKYFDFDHEILSFTNENWDSLLLGALSDTPKQDRCHNLLNALNSHKDRFVSGKEIKKKKCLFGLQVRAPPPLTSDSSPLITDPPINITHRRSPLSLPCQRRVGGPESRKSKRRIIETQACPPPVAANPIELLPCCHGYTGGASLYNSRKSEEELNLSSPPKRMYALYHTTYNGNTSLSRSLHHYNSVEDTCRLPPPCFPYPLNSNGSHHHHHLHQHHHSHQHSHQHSHQHSHQHNHQHSHQHNHQHNHQHQPGQKQLEPLILRDLPPYQTGMGGGGGIGGGGGGGGGGGGGGGGGGGGGGGGVGGGSGTVARSWGGGEAVRILARRVTPDGKVQYLVEWENVSLY; encoded by the exons ATGGGGGGAGTAAGTGAAGGAGATGATGTGTTGGCTCGATGGAGTGATGGACTACTGTACCTCGGAAATGTGAAAAGA GTAGATGGAGTCAAGCAATGTTGTCTGGTGAGATTTGAGGACAACTCCGAGTTCTGGGTACTGAGAAAGGACATTCACTCAT TCTCTGCTGGAGTGGAAGAAGTTTGCTGTATTTGTGACGCTCCGCCTCTTAAAGAACCCCTCATAAACTGTCTTAAATGTCGCCACG GTTATCATCCAGAGTGCCACACGCCAACCATTGAACCGGAAGCTGACAGCGATTCGTGGATATGTCGGCAATGTGTCTTTGCAGTCGCAACCAAG agaGGCGGGGCCCTCAAACGGGGACGCTTCGCCCGGCTCATGCAGTTTATGAAACTCCGACTCCCGTACCAGCTGTCGTCTTTAGACTGGGACCCGCAGCATCTTACCaatcagcagcagtgttactgCTACTGTGCCGGACCTGGAGA GTGGAACCTAAAGATGTTGCAGTGTGGAAGCTGTGGTCAGTGGTTCCACGAGGCCTGCACGCAGTGTCTAACCAAGCCGTTGCTGTATGGGGACAG GTTTTATCAGTTCCAGTGCTCTGTTTGTACAAAGGGACCAGAGACCATCCAAAGACTACCCATGACCTG ggtGGATTTGGCTCACTTAGTGCTCTACCATCTCTCGCTGTGCTGCAAGAGGAAGTACTTTGATTTTGACCATGAAATCCTGTCCTTCACCAATGAGAATTGGGACTCGTTGCTCCTAGGCGCG CTCTCTGACACGCCAAAGCAGGACCGCTGTCACAATCTCCTCAACGCTCTGAACTCCCACAAGGACAG GTTTGTCTCTGGAAAGGAgatcaagaagaagaagtgtcTTTTTGGGCTTCAGGTCCGAGCCCCACCTCCGCTGACGTCCGATTCGTCTCCCCTCATCACCGACCCACCTATCAACATCACACACCGGAGAAG CCCGCTGTCACTACCCTGCCAGAGGAGAGTGGGGGGGCCAGAGTCACGTAAATCAAAGCGTCGCATCATAGAGACACAG GCTTGTCCACCCCCAGTAGCTGCCAACCCCATTGAGCTGCTGccatgttgccatggttacacgGGAGGGGCCAGCCTTTACAACTCCAGGAAGTCAGAGGAGGAGCTTAACTTGAG CTCTCCTCCCAAACGGATGTATGCCCTGTACCACACCACGTACAATGGAAATACTTCACTCTCCAGGAGTCTCCATCACTACAACAG TGTGGAGGACACCTGCAGGTTACCACCACCTTGCTTCCCGTACCCCCTCAATTCCAATGGCagccatcaccaccaccacctccaccagcaCCATCACAGTCACCAACACAGCCACCAACACAGCCACCAACACAGccaccaacacaaccaccaacacagccaccaacacaaccaccaacacaaccaccaacaccagCCGGGGCAGAAGCAGCTGGAGCCTCTCATCCTACGTGATCTGCCACCTTACCAGACTGGCATGGGCGGAGGGGGTGGCATAGGCGGAGGTGGAGGcggagggggaggtggagggggaggtggaggaggcggaggcgGAGGCGGCGGCGGAGGAGTTGGAGGGGGCAGCGGGACAGTGGCCAGGAGctggggtggaggggaggcCGTGAGGATCTTGGCGAGACGCGTCACACCAGACGGGAAGGTTCAGTACCTCGTGGAGTGGGAGAACGTGAGTTTGTACTGA